The region TCAATAGCGGCCCGCTGAGTGTCGATATTCCTGGTCACGTCGTGAAAGTCTTGGGGAATGAGATTAAACTGACGGCAACCGAATTCAATATCCTTAAAGTTTTGATGAAACATAAAGGTAAAGTTGTCACGCACCGTATGTTGCTTAATGAAATTTGGGGGCCCAATTCAGTGGAGCATACCCATTACTTGAGGGTGTACGTTGGAGCTGTTCGTAAAAAGCTCAAGGTCGACGACACGACACCTGAGCTAATTACCACAGAAGCCGGCGTTGGTTACCGGTTGTTGGATTTGGACTAGTCTTTTAGGATTGATTTTTTAAGGTCAGCCACGCCATTGTCCGAGGGCTTGCCCAGCCAAATTGAAAAGACTTTTTCAACCAGCCCCGCCGAACCTTTAACTTCAGTCACTGTTCCCGAAGTTGTTTCATAGGAAATTTTTTCAGATCCATCTTTCAGGCGGGAGCCCAGGATTGTCAGAGATTTACCCTGTTTTGCTTCGCCACCTTTGTTGACAGCATCCAAGAATTGTTTGATAGACGCGTCCTCAATATTGACGGAATTCGCTGTAAGAGCTTCTTTGAAAGACTTCTGTACGTTTTCGGCATCAACATCGCGGAGGAAATGAAGTTGCACTGCAATTGCTTTTTGGTCCTTCACTGAGGTTAAGGCATCTGATTTTTTAAATTTGGTAGGATCCGATGTAAAAAGCTCTCCAACATAAACTTTAACATTCACAAAGACCACTTTTTTAGCGCGAAGACCTGCTCCCACATGAGTTAGCTTTACATCTTCTCCATCAATATTTGTTGAAGCTGTTGAAGAAAGAGCGACGTTTTCTAATTTGCTAGTATGCGCCTCTGTTTTTAAAAGAGCTGCGTTGGCGTTCAGAGTCAGGATTGAAATAAGAGTAATTATGATTGTTTTCATAGCAATATGATTCGTTCAGCAAATGAATATGTCAATTATGAAAACTTTTGATGGCTCTCTATAACTGCTTCAAGTAACATTTTAATTGTTTATGAGTGAAAAACGTCCTGCTATTTTTTTTAGACAGAAGTTGGAACTCTTGTTGCTGAGTCAGCGCGAGGATGTTTTGTCACGCATTCGAGATTTGCTGAATTTGCATAACTTTACCTTTAAGCACGTTCTAGCGATTGAGGACCTGAAGGTCAGGCCCTATGAAGTTCAAAGAGCGATCATTATTGTTGTTGCACAAGAAGAGTCGGAGCACATTGGGGCTTTTACCGAACGAATAATGTCTCTGGCGGAAAGATTTCCACTTTCGACTTTAGTGACATTAACCCATGAAATCCCGGAAAAGAATAAGTT is a window of Bdellovibrio sp. SKB1291214 DNA encoding:
- a CDS encoding chalcone isomerase family protein, which produces MKTIIITLISILTLNANAALLKTEAHTSKLENVALSSTASTNIDGEDVKLTHVGAGLRAKKVVFVNVKVYVGELFTSDPTKFKKSDALTSVKDQKAIAVQLHFLRDVDAENVQKSFKEALTANSVNIEDASIKQFLDAVNKGGEAKQGKSLTILGSRLKDGSEKISYETTSGTVTEVKGSAGLVEKVFSIWLGKPSDNGVADLKKSILKD